Proteins from a single region of Corylus avellana chromosome ca11, CavTom2PMs-1.0:
- the LOC132165515 gene encoding palmitoyl-acyl carrier protein thioesterase, chloroplastic: MVATAATSAFIPVPSPSPNSGAKATPKPANLGGMKSKSAGISGGLQVKANAQAPPKINGTSVGLTTPVEGVKNECETSSPPPRTFINTIPDWSMLLAAITTIFLAAEKQWMMLDWKPRRPDMLIDPFGLGRIVQDGFVFRQNFSIRSYEIGADRTASIETLMNHLQESALNHVKGAGLLGDGFGSTPEMCKKNLIWVVTRMQVVVDRYPTWGDVVEVDTWVSPSGKNGMRRDWLLRDYKTGEILTRASSVWVMMNKKTRRLSKIPDEVRGEIEPYFMNSPPVVEEDSRKLQKLDDNTADYVRTGLSPRWSDLDVNQHVNNVKYIGWILESAPLPILESHELSAMTLEYRRECGRDSVLQSLTAVNGVGNLMNLADIECQHLLRLEEGAEIVRGRTLWRPKYANNFGTLGQVPAESA, translated from the exons ATGGTTGCGACTGCCGCTACTTCCGCATTTATTCCGGTTCCATCTCCATCACCGAACTCTGGCGCCAAGGCCACCCCAAAGCCTGCGAATTTGGGAGGAATGAAGTCAAAATCTGCTGGGATCTCCGGTGGCTTGCAGGTCAAAGCAAATGCCCAAGCCCCTCCCAAAATAAACGGTACCTCGGTTGGTTTGACAACACCTGTGGAAGGTGTGAAGAATGAGTGTGAAACATCCTCGCCTCCCCCCAGGACTTTCATCAACACGATACCTGATTGGAGCATGCTTCTTGCTGCTATCACCACAATCTTCTTGGCCGCGGAGAAACAGTGGATGATGCTGGATTGGAAACCCAGGCGGCCCGACATGCTTATTGACCCTTTTGGTCTAGGGAGGATTGTTCAGGATGGTTTTGTGTTCCGGCAGAACTTTTCTATTAGATCATACGAAATAGGTGCTGATCGGACAGCGTCTATAGAGACGTTGATGAATCATTTACAG GAATCTGCCCTTAATCATGTTAAGGGTGCTGGACTTCTTGGTGATGGTTTTGGTTCAACGCCAGAGATGTGCAAAAAGAACCTGATATGGGTGGTTACACGGATGCAGGTTGTCGTAGATCGCTATCCTACTTG GGGTGATGTTGTTGAAGTGGACACTTGGGTTAGTCCATCTGGAAAGAATGGTATGCGGCGTGATTGGCTTCTACGTGATTACAAAACTGGCGAAATTCTTACAAGAGCCTCCAG TGTTTGGGTGAtgatgaataaaaaaacaagGAGGTTATCTAAGATTCCAGATGAAGTTCGAGGGGAAATAGAGCCTTACTTTATGAATTCTCCTCCTGTTGTGGAAGAGGATAGCAGAAAACTACAAAAGCTTGATGATAATACAGCGGACTATGTTCGCACTGGGTTATCT CCTAGATGGAGTGATTTAGACGTCAACCAGCATGTTAACAATGTGAAGTACATTGGCTGGATCCTTGAG AGTGCTCCATTGCCGATCTTGGAGAGTCACGAGCTTTCTGCGATGACTTTGGAGTATAGGAGGGAGTGCGGGAGGGACAGTGTGCTGCAGTCTCTGACCGCCGTCAATGGCGTTGGTAATTTGATGAATTTGGCTGACATCGAGTGCCAGCACTTGCTTCGGCTCGAGGAGGGGGCCGAGATTGTGAGGGGAAGGACTTTGTGGAGGCCCAAATATGCCAACAACTTTGGGACTCTTGGTCAGGTCCCAGCAGAAAGCGCTTAA
- the LOC132165444 gene encoding serine/threonine protein phosphatase 2A 57 kDa regulatory subunit B' kappa isoform-like isoform X2 codes for MLKQILSKLPRKLSKPDQVDSAGSDSGNITANSGNGFQCTNVGSALSSKLNVVKRVSSAVFPTSIAAGVEAVEAHLSFKDVSNSQKQNLFVSKLNLCCEVHEFSDPDKQDLKRQALIELVDFVSSGSAKFSEPAIAAVCKMCAVNLFRIFPPKYRSNCAGGEAEDEEPMFDPAWSHLQIVYDLLLRFISYGSLDAKVAKKYVDHSFIVRLLDLFDSEDPRERDCLKTILHRIYGKFMVHRPFIRKAVSNIIYRFVLETERHNGIAELLEIFGSVISGFALPLKEEHKMFLWRALIPLHKPKSIGIYHQPLTYCVVQFIDKDPKLASVVIKGLLKYWPVTNSQKELMFISELEEVLEMTGMVEFQKIMIPLFRRIGCLLNSSHYQVAERAHLLWNNEHILNLISHNRQVILPLVFSALERNAQNHWNQAVLNLTLNLRRMFYEMDEELAIACQRKLEEEDSRLSVAAEKRRLTWERLENAAALQPFAES; via the exons ATGCTCAAGCAAATTCTGAGCAAACTCCCTCGGAAGTTGTCAAAACCTGACCAAGTAGATTCTGCAGGGAGTGATTCTGGCAACATTACTGCTAATTCGGGCAATGGATTTCAATGTACAAATGTTGGCAGTGCTCTTTCAAGCAAATTAAATGTTGTGAAAAGGGTGTCTTCAGCAGTTTTTCCCACAAGCATTGCAGCTGGAGTTGAGGCAGTGGAGGCCCATCTATCCTTCAAAGATGTTTCAAATTCACAGAAGCAGAACCTGTTTGTCAGTAAGTTGAACCTCTGCTGTGAGGTTCACGAATTTAGTGATCCAGATAAGCAAGATCTTAAACGTCAAGCATTGATAGAGcttgttgattttgtttcttctgGGTCCGCAAAGTTCAGTGAACCAGCAATTGCTGCAGTGTGTAAAATGTGTGCAGTTAACCTGTTCAGGATTTTCCCCCCTAAATATCGTTCTAATTGTGCTGGGGGTGAGGCAGAAGATGAAGAACCAATGTTTGATCCTGCTTGGTCACATTTGCAAATTGTGTATGACCTACTTCTTCGGTTTATCAGTTATGGGTCTCTTGACGCAAAAGTGGCAAAAAAGTATGTAGATCATTCTTTTATTGTGAGATTACTTGACCTCTTTGATTCTGAGGACCCGAGAGAAAGAGACTGTTTAAAAACAATTCTGCATAGGATCTATGGGAAATTCATGGTACACAGGCCTTTTATTCGAAAGGCTGTTAGCAATATCATCTATCGATTTGTTTTAGAAACTGAGCGACATAATGGAATTGCGGAGCTGTTGGAGATTTTTGGGAGTGTAATTAGTGGGTTTGCATTGCCTTTGAAGGAGGAACACAAGATGTTCTTATGGAGGGCTCTGATTCCTTTACACAAACCAAAATCAATAGGCATTTATCATCAACCATTGACGTATTGTGTTGTACAGTTTATAGATAAGGATCCAAAGTTGGCCAGCGTTGTGATTAAGGGACTGTTGAAGTACTGGCCTGTTACAAATAGCCAGAAGGAATTGATGTTCATAAGTGAGTTGGAAGAGGTTTTGGAAATGACTGGTATGGTTGAGTTCCAAAAGATCATGATCCCACTGTTCCGGCGTATAGGATGCCTCCTCAATAGCTCCCATTACCAG GTGGCTGAACGTGCCCACTTGCTATGGAACAATGAGCACATCCTCAATCTTATCTCACATAACAGGCAGGTGATCCTGCCTCTCGTGTTCTCAGCTCTTGAGCGAAACGCTCAGAATCACTGGAATCAGGCTGTGCTCAACCTGACCCTAAATCTGAGGAGGATGTTTTATGAGATGGATGAGGAGCTGGCAATTGCCTGCCAACGTAAGTTGGAGGAGGAAGATTCAAGGTTAAGCGTGGCGGCTGAGAAGCGGAGATTGACATGGGAACGCCTGGAAAACGCTGCTGCTCTCCAACCTTTTGCTG AATCATAA
- the LOC132165955 gene encoding auxin-responsive protein IAA1-like gives MPPETTSERSESDVSSAIFKDTELTLGLPGEARSPALAGSRNCTKRGFIETVDLNLGSSTSKPRGKTLADEDDNSENIVTGAGKAPAAKAQVVGWPPVRSFRKKALEGSKYVKVAVDGAPYLRKVDLETYDSYQELLKAFEKMFTCFTIRDNYLGERKVVDPMKEMEYVPTYEDKDGDWMLVGDVPWKMFRESCKRIHLKKSSEAVGLAPRSTLPPSTT, from the exons ATGCCACCGGAGACAACCTCGGAGCGGTCGGAGTCTGACGTCAGCAGCGCTATCTTTAAGGATACGGAGCTCACCTTAGGATTACCTGGCGAGGCTCGTTCTCCGGCTCTCGCCGGAAGCAGGAACTGCACGAAACGTGGATTCATCGAGACGGTGGATCTTAACCTGGGGAGCTCTACCAGCAAGCCGCGTGGCAAAACTCTTGCTGACGAGGATGACAACTCGGAGAATATCGTCACCGGTGCCGGGAAAGCCCCAGCTGCAAA GGCACAAGTGGTTGGTTGGCCACCGGTCAGATCGTTTAGAAAGAAGGCGTTGGAGGGCTCCAAGTACGTGAAAGTAGCCGTTGATGGAGCGCCATATTTGCGTAAAGTGGACCTGGAGACGTACGATAGCTATCAGGAGCTACTCAAAGCTTTTGAGAAAATGTTCACTTGCTTCACTATCCGCG ACAATTATCTTGGGGAGAGGAAGGTTGTGGATCCAATGAAGGAAATGGAATATGTGCCAACGTACGAAGACAAAGACGGTGACTGGATGCTCGTTGGAGACGTCCCTTGGAA AATGTTCAGAGAATCATGCAAGCGTATTCACTTGAAGAAAAGCTCAGAGGCTGTAGGATTAG CTCCTAGAAGTACTCTTCCTCCAAGCACAACTTGA
- the LOC132165444 gene encoding serine/threonine protein phosphatase 2A 57 kDa regulatory subunit B' kappa isoform-like isoform X1: protein MLKQILSKLPRKLSKPDQVDSAGSDSGNITANSGNGFQCTNVGSALSSKLNVVKRVSSAVFPTSIAAGVEAVEAHLSFKDVSNSQKQNLFVSKLNLCCEVHEFSDPDKQDLKRQALIELVDFVSSGSAKFSEPAIAAVCKMCAVNLFRIFPPKYRSNCAGGEAEDEEPMFDPAWSHLQIVYDLLLRFISYGSLDAKVAKKYVDHSFIVRLLDLFDSEDPRERDCLKTILHRIYGKFMVHRPFIRKAVSNIIYRFVLETERHNGIAELLEIFGSVISGFALPLKEEHKMFLWRALIPLHKPKSIGIYHQPLTYCVVQFIDKDPKLASVVIKGLLKYWPVTNSQKELMFISELEEVLEMTGMVEFQKIMIPLFRRIGCLLNSSHYQVAERAHLLWNNEHILNLISHNRQVILPLVFSALERNAQNHWNQAVLNLTLNLRRMFYEMDEELAIACQRKLEEEDSRLSVAAEKRRLTWERLENAAALQPFAGNILVQEKPATCSVAC, encoded by the exons ATGCTCAAGCAAATTCTGAGCAAACTCCCTCGGAAGTTGTCAAAACCTGACCAAGTAGATTCTGCAGGGAGTGATTCTGGCAACATTACTGCTAATTCGGGCAATGGATTTCAATGTACAAATGTTGGCAGTGCTCTTTCAAGCAAATTAAATGTTGTGAAAAGGGTGTCTTCAGCAGTTTTTCCCACAAGCATTGCAGCTGGAGTTGAGGCAGTGGAGGCCCATCTATCCTTCAAAGATGTTTCAAATTCACAGAAGCAGAACCTGTTTGTCAGTAAGTTGAACCTCTGCTGTGAGGTTCACGAATTTAGTGATCCAGATAAGCAAGATCTTAAACGTCAAGCATTGATAGAGcttgttgattttgtttcttctgGGTCCGCAAAGTTCAGTGAACCAGCAATTGCTGCAGTGTGTAAAATGTGTGCAGTTAACCTGTTCAGGATTTTCCCCCCTAAATATCGTTCTAATTGTGCTGGGGGTGAGGCAGAAGATGAAGAACCAATGTTTGATCCTGCTTGGTCACATTTGCAAATTGTGTATGACCTACTTCTTCGGTTTATCAGTTATGGGTCTCTTGACGCAAAAGTGGCAAAAAAGTATGTAGATCATTCTTTTATTGTGAGATTACTTGACCTCTTTGATTCTGAGGACCCGAGAGAAAGAGACTGTTTAAAAACAATTCTGCATAGGATCTATGGGAAATTCATGGTACACAGGCCTTTTATTCGAAAGGCTGTTAGCAATATCATCTATCGATTTGTTTTAGAAACTGAGCGACATAATGGAATTGCGGAGCTGTTGGAGATTTTTGGGAGTGTAATTAGTGGGTTTGCATTGCCTTTGAAGGAGGAACACAAGATGTTCTTATGGAGGGCTCTGATTCCTTTACACAAACCAAAATCAATAGGCATTTATCATCAACCATTGACGTATTGTGTTGTACAGTTTATAGATAAGGATCCAAAGTTGGCCAGCGTTGTGATTAAGGGACTGTTGAAGTACTGGCCTGTTACAAATAGCCAGAAGGAATTGATGTTCATAAGTGAGTTGGAAGAGGTTTTGGAAATGACTGGTATGGTTGAGTTCCAAAAGATCATGATCCCACTGTTCCGGCGTATAGGATGCCTCCTCAATAGCTCCCATTACCAG GTGGCTGAACGTGCCCACTTGCTATGGAACAATGAGCACATCCTCAATCTTATCTCACATAACAGGCAGGTGATCCTGCCTCTCGTGTTCTCAGCTCTTGAGCGAAACGCTCAGAATCACTGGAATCAGGCTGTGCTCAACCTGACCCTAAATCTGAGGAGGATGTTTTATGAGATGGATGAGGAGCTGGCAATTGCCTGCCAACGTAAGTTGGAGGAGGAAGATTCAAGGTTAAGCGTGGCGGCTGAGAAGCGGAGATTGACATGGGAACGCCTGGAAAACGCTGCTGCTCTCCAACCTTTTGCTGGTAATATTTTAGTCCAGGAAAAACCTGCCACATGCTCTGTAGCTTGCTAA